One Diospyros lotus cultivar Yz01 chromosome 1, ASM1463336v1, whole genome shotgun sequence genomic window carries:
- the LOC127798300 gene encoding uncharacterized protein LOC127798300 isoform X1, whose amino-acid sequence MGCLFRCFRSSKHKKSGDQTNETCETVQPVEPIEKGSDNAIQLVKDSKDEGEEQINGISSKKVAFDLNVTRHEELSTQEAKNFPVECEKEKEEEKRGETENEACTLSKSDSTDDESEDRYIELVEKGEIEKDQAVVVEENSESLFSLSIESTKQVSSYEAGEKEVNSPIAAAIHGLPDGELEPIGLNQSATDSAESLDSSKSLFSLSVGSKQQVSASGAGEKEVNGPIAAAIHDLPDQEIKPIGLNQGATDSAKSLDSSESLFSLSTGSGQQASASEAGEKEVTSPMKIHGWTNQKIRPIGLNQTEGERRKYVGSVLNMVENLTQWRAAKERRSTPLKKDQEKENISTAKEISIPFSAEEPSFKSPIRSSRQRSSCSKREGNEIAVDTSLSSWLVESETTPASRNSPNSVGNSPVGGNAFRSYEDRPILGALTIEELKQLSASSSPKRSPGHSPDEMAIIGTVGSYWSLTAQALDSYSPSSCKGKPCTIKKNREDRRMKWNSTPFELRLERTSDPGISQV is encoded by the exons ATGGGATGCCTTTTCCGTTGTTTCCGATCTTCCAAACATAAAAAATCTGGCGACCAA ACAAATGAAACATGTGAAACTGTTCAACCCGTCGAGCCCATAGAGAAAGGATCGGATAATGCCATCCAACTCGTCAAAGATTCCAA AGATGAGGGTGAAGAGCAAATCAATGGGATTAGCAGCAAGAAAGTCGCATTTGACTTGAATGTCACAAGACATGAAGAGCTTTCAACCCAAGAAGCCAAAAATTTTCCAGTGGAATGTGAGaaggaaaaagaggaagaaaagagaggagaaacAGAAAATGAAGCTTGTACCCTATCCAAATCAGATTCTACCGATGATGAATCTGAAGATAGATATATTGAATTAGTTGAAAAGGGTGAAATTGAGAAGGATCAGGCAGTGGTTGTGGAAGAGAATTCCGAGTCATTGTTCTCTTTATCAATAGAATCCACAAAACAAGTCTCTTCATATGAAGCAGGCGAAAAGGAGGTGAACAGTCCTATAGCAGCAGCCATCCATGGCTTGCCAGACGGGGAACTCGAGCCAATTGGGTTGAATCAGAGTGCGACAGACTCAGCTGAAAGCCTTGATTCATCCAAGTCATTGTTTTCTTTATCGGTAGGATCCAAGCAACAAGTCTCTGCATCTGGAGCAGGCGAAAAGGAGGTGAACGGTCCTATAGCAGCAGCCATCCATGACTTGCCAGACCAGGAAATCAAGCCAATTGGGTTGAATCAGGGTGCTACAGACTCAGCTAAAAGCCTTGATTCATCTGAGTCGTTGTTTTCCTTATCCACAGGGTCCGGGCAACAGGCCTCGGCATCTGAAGCAGGTGAAAAGGAGGTAACCAGTCCAATGAAAATCCATGGCTGGACTAATCAGAAAATCAGGCCAATTGGGTTGAATCAGACTGAAGGAGAGAGGAGAAAGTATGTAGGCTCTGTATTAAACATGGTTGAGAATCTTACTCAATGGAGAGCTGCCAAAGAGAGGAGGTCCACGCCATTGAAGAAGGATCAAGAGAAGGAGAATATCAGTACCGCGAAAGAAATTAGCATACCCTTTAGTGCAGAAGAGCCTAGTTTCAAGTCCCCAATTCGCAGCTCTAGACAACGATCCAGTTGTTCAAAGCGAGAAGGCAATGAAATCGCAGTTGATACTAGCTTGTCAAGCTGGTTAGTGGAATCTGAAACAACTCCTGCTTCTAGAAATAGTCCCAACTCAGTTGGGAATTCACCAGTGGGGGGAAATGCATTCAGAAGCTATGAAGATAGACCAATTCTAGGAGCATTAACCATTGAGGAGTTGAAACAGTTATCTGCTTCTTCGTCTCCAAAGCGATCACCTGGCCACAGCCCCGATGAGATGGCCATCATTGGTACAGTTGGGAGTTACTGGAGTCTTACAGCCCAGGCTCTGGACTCATACTCACCTTCATCTTGTAAAGGAAAGCCCTGCACTATAAAGAAGAACAGGGAG GATCGGAGAATGAAGTGGAATTCCACACCATTTGAGTTAAGGTTGGAGAGAACTTCGGACCCAGGTATTTCTCAAGTTTAA
- the LOC127798250 gene encoding peroxisome biogenesis protein 12 — protein sequence MLFQVGGEGSRPTFFEMAAAQQLPASLRAALLYSLGVFALRRPFLHKLLDYEDEFFALLMLVLETHSLRTTDASFSESLYGLRRRAAKIKVKKDNTHSQLGNRIHHRGLEKREKVLSVVFLVVLPYLKSKMQSTYNKEREARLRASLWGDSDERFNDPDFMDGGGESFVSTSSSDSEVSVGIQLKKRVQKIVAVCYPWLHAGNEGLSFAYQLLYLLDATNFYSLGLHALSIHVCRATGQELMDTSSRISKIRSHERERLRGPPWLKAVQRALLSCMYTVLDYAQTGLIAAVFFFKMMEWWYQSAEERMSAPTVYPPPPPPPPPKVAKEGIPLPPDRTVCPLCSQKRTNPSTLAVSGFVFCYACIFKYVSQYKRCPVTLMPATVEQIRRLFHDM from the exons ATGTTGTTTCAGGTGGGAGGGGAAGGGAGTCGTCCAACCTTCTTCGAGATGGCGGCGGCGCAGCAGCTCCCCGCCAGTCTCAGGGCCGCTCTCCTTTACTCCCTCGGG GTGTTTGCTCTAAGAAGACCCTTCCTCCACAAGCTGTTGGACTACGAAGACGAGTTCTTTGCCCTTCTCATGCTTGTTCTTGAAACTCACAGCTTGCGCACAACAG ATGCTTCCTTTTCTGAATCTTTATATGGCTTGCGAAGGAGGGCAGCTAAGATAAAGGTGAAGAAGGATAATACTCATTCACAATTGGGCAATAGGATTCATCATCGTGGATTGGAGAAGCGTGAAAAAGTTCTCTCAGTTGTGTTTCTG GTTGTATTACCATATCTGAAATCAAAAATGCAATCAACCTATAACAAAGAAAGGGAAGCAAGACTTCGAGCTAGTTTATGGGGAGATAGTGATGAAAGATTTAATGATCCTGACTTTATGGACGGAGGTGGTGagtcttttgtttcaacaagcAGTTCGGATTCAGAAGTATCAGTGGGGATCCAACTGAAGAAGCGGGTTCAGAAGATTGTAGCTGTTTGCTACCCTTGGCTACATGCAGGAAATGAAG GATTATCATTTGCTTATCAGCTGCTGTATCTGCTGGATGCTACCAACTTCTATTCACTTGGATTACATGCACTCAGTATCCATGTCTGTCGAGCTACAGGGCAAGAGCTG ATGGATACCTCTTCTAGAATTTCTAAGATAAGAAGCCATGAACGTGAGAGGCTCCGAGGACCTCCTTGGTTGAAG GCAGTACAAAGAGCATTGCTCAGCTGTATGTATACAGTTCTTGACTATGCACAAACTGGTTTAATTGCTGCGGTGTTCTTCTTTAAG ATGATGGAGTGGTGGTACCAATCTGCTGAGGAAAGAATGTCAGCCCCAACAGTGTACCCTCCACCACCTCCTCCTCCACCACCAAAG GTTGCCAAAGAGGGAATTCCACTGCCACCTGATCGAACAGTGTGTCCCTTGTGTTCACAAAAACGTACAAATCCATCTACGCTTGCAGTTTCAGGATTTGTCTTCTGCTATGCTTGcatatttaaatatgtttctCAG TACAAAAGATGTCCAGTTACATTAATGCCTGCAACTGTTGAGCAGATTAGAAGACTCTTTCATGACATGTGA
- the LOC127798257 gene encoding putative lysine-specific demethylase JMJ16 translates to MGTELVRPCVKEENMEISPIPPGFESFTSFTLKRVEDKEVVTTTCASVSASDKQAVQLENKFETGEDAKFSRPHRNRPWINYSQFDDSSGDESDSEQKICLRPSLPKGVIRGCMECSNCQKVTARWRPDEARRLDLEDAPVFYPNEEEFKDTIKYIATIRSKAEKYGICRIVPPSSWKPPCPLKEKSIWERSKFPTRIQRIDKLQNRDSMKKLLKTSNNKRRKRRRCTKNWMDYSVGTSNTSTSDEAGNVVAEGFGFEPGPEFALDTFEKYANDFKVQYFRKNSSVNDPGNMPTVQEQWEPTVENIEGEYWRMVERPTEQIEVLYGADLETGVFGSGFPKLSNQGGSVPDEEYVKSGWNLNNFPRLPGSVLSYESTDISGVLVPWLYIGMCFSSFCWHVEDHHLYSLNYMHWGAPKLWYGVPGDDALKLEAAMRKHLPDLFDEQPDLLHKLVTQLSPSILKSEGVPVCRCVQNPGEFVLTFPRAYHSGFNCGFNCAEAVNVAPVDWLPHGQNAIELYCQQGRKTSVSHDKLLLGAAREAVKAHWELNLLRKNTSDNLRWRDLCGKDGILTNALRTRVEIERARREFLCKSSRAVKMESNFDATSERECSVCLFDLHLSAAGCHCSPEMYTCLNHAKHLCSCSWSAKFFLFRYDISELNMLVEALEGKLSAVYRWARLDLGLALSSHISKDNLQVHGLGDNVSHLPQETQMREMNSQPSVSSLKEMEGKKKIDKVSNSFSITGGACLTQKEMSCQFVLGLEAIKVISTSSKSLHEVKVEDDSPQIKKGGDFAEEKKPFFLGNCDVILLSDDEGEESKSPASETANETSVKPTEDSQRPMGSAKMSATNCIEVAAMTKPMTKEAVMYEKDASFLPVGENNNHSSSDFVKGEGDGKTEVLVGCNPHDLSSHRVSSSTDYNKNIQDFSNARDTGDSNVTKVGLCTQPHHPFGSEIPNNVDRQKMGFNASLILVDDGPSASGSPSCTQNNLDRYFRQKGPRIAKVVRRINCNVEPLEYGFVHSGKWCDSRAIFPKGFKSRVRYINVLDPANACYYVSEILDAGRDVPFFMVSLENCPSEVFVHVSAAKCWDMVRERVNQEITRQHKLGRTKLPPLQPPGSLDGMEMFGFSSPAIVQVIQSMDRNRVCTEYWKSRPLMQIPQHPQAEESTGHSLLRSDIANDNREAGKNFALPARVDSVLSSLFKKANPEELHALYDLLRDNRPTSDQSLVNQLLVQEIHNRPR, encoded by the exons ATGGGGACAGAACTTGTTAGACCTTGCGTCAAAGAAGAGAACATGGAAATTTCACCCATTCCTCCTGGTTTTGAGTCATTTACATCCTTCACCTTAAAGAGGGTTGAAGATAAAGAAGTGGTGACGACTACTTGTGCATCTGTAAGTGCATCTGATAAACAGGCAGTCCAGCTGGAAAATAAGTTTGAGACCGGTGAAgatgcaaaattttcaaggCCCCATAGGAATAGACCTTGGATTAACTACAGTCAGTTTGATGATAGCTCTGGGGATGAGTCTGATTCTGAGCAG AAAATCTGTCTAAGACCCTCCCTTCCAAAAGGAGTTATCCGTGGGTGTATGGAATGCAGCAACTGCCAAAAG GTCACTGCAAGATGGCGCCCAGATGAGGCTCGTAGGCTTGATCTTGAGGATGCTCCTGTGTTCTACCCAAATGAAGAG GAGTTCAAAGATACTATAAAATATATTGCAACCATACGCAGCAAGGCAGAAAAATATGGAATTTGTCGCATTGTACCTCCTTCTTCATGGAAACCTCCTTGccctcttaaggagaagagtatATGGGAGAGATCTAAGTTTCCTACTCGCATCCAGAGAATTGACAAGCTTCAAAATCGAGATTCAATGAAAAAGCTATTGAAGACCTCTAATAAtaagaggaggaagaggagaagaTGCACAAAAAATTGGATGGATTACAGTGTTGGTACTAGCAATACTTCCACTTCTGATGAAGCTGGGAATGTTGTTGCAGAGGGGTTTGGGTTTGAGCCTGGTCCTGAGTTCGCTCTGGATACCTTTGAAAAGTATGCAAATGATTTTAAAGTGCAATACTTCAGAAAGAACAGCAGTGTTAATGATCCAGGTAACATGCCTACAGTACAGGAGCAGTGGGAGCCCACAGTGGAGAACATTGAGGGTGAATATTGGCGGATGGTAGAGAGACCTACTGAACAAATTGAG GTGCTTTATGGTGCTGATTTGGAAACTGGAGTTTTTGGCAGTGGCTTTCCAAAACTGTCTAATCAAGGTGGTTCTGTTCCAGATGAGGAGTATGTGAAATCTGGATGGAATTTGAATAACTTCCCTAGGCTTCCGGGTTCTGTCCTCTCATATGAAAGCACTGATATTTCTGGTGTTCTAGTCCCGTGGTTATATATAGGAATGTGTTTTTCGTCATTTTGTTGG CATGTTGAAGATCACCATTTGTACTCATTAAATTACATGCATTGGGGTGCTCCAAAATTGTGGTATGGAGTCCCAGGGGATGATGCCCTTAAATTGGAAGCAGCTATGAGAAAGCATTTGCCTGACCTTTTTGACGAACAACCTGACTTGCTTCATAAGCTG GTCACTCAACTATCCCCCTCCATACTAAAATCTGAGGGGGTACCTGTATGTCGTTGCGTTCAAAATCCTGGAGAATTTGTTCTGACCTTCCCTAGAGCATATCATTCTGGATTCAACTGTGGGTTCAATTGTGCAGAAGCAGTAAATGTAGCTCCCGTTGACTGGTTGCCTCATGGTCAGAATGCTATTGAGCTCTATTGTCAGCAAGGAAGAAAAACTTCAGTTTCCCATGATAAACTTTTGCTTGGGGCAGCAAGAGAAGCAGTCAAAGCACATTGGGAACTTAATTTACTGAGAAAGAATACTTCAGATAACTTAAGATGGAGAGATCTCTGTGGGAAGGATGGAATCTTAACAAACGCCCTCAGG ACTCGTGTTGAAATTGAGCGGGCTAGGAGGGAATTTCTTTGCAAATCTTCACGGGCTGTGAAGATGGAGAGCAATTTTGATGCCACCAGTGAAAGGGAATGCAGTGTATGTCTTTTTGATTTACACTTGTCTGCTGCCGGATGTCACTGTTCACCAGAGATGTATACTTGCCTGAATCATGCAAAGCATTTGTGTTCATGTTCCTGGAGTGCCAAATTTTTCCTCTTTCGCTATGACATCAGTGAACTAAATATGCTGGTTGAAGCTTTAGAAGGGAAATTGAGTGCGGTATACAGATGGGCAAGACTAGATCTTGGGTTGGCCTTGAGTTCTCATATCTCGAAAGATAATCTGCAAGTCCACGGGCTTGGTGACAATGTTTCTCATTTACCACAGGAAACACAGATGAGAGAAATGAATTCCCAACCATCTGTATCTTCCTTGAAAGAGatggaagggaaaaagaagattGATAAAGTATCAAATTCATTTAGTATTACCGGCGGGGCATGTTTGACACAGAAAGAAATGTCATGTCAGTTTGTTCTGGGTTTGGAAGCTATAAAAGTAATTTCtacatcatcaaaatcattGCATGAGGTCAAGGTGGAGGATGATAGCCCTCAGATTAAGAAAGGAGGAGACTTCGCTGAAGAGAAGAAGCCTTTTTTTCTTGGGAATTGTGATGTTATACTTCTTAGTGATGATGAAGGTGAGGAATCCAAAAGTCCAGCTTCAGAAACAGCAAATGAAACTTCTGTGAAACCTACAGAAGATTCCCAGAGGCCAATGGGGTCTGCTAAAATGAGTGCCACTAATTGTATTGAAGTTGCAGCAATGACCAAACCCATGACTAAAGAAGCAGTGATGTATGAAAAGGATGCAAGTTTCTTACCTGTTGGGGAAAATAATAATCATTCTAGTTCAGACTTTGTGAAAGGTGAAGGTGATGGAAAAACTGAAGTACTTGTTGGATGCAATCCACATGACCTTTCTTCCCATAGAGTTTCTTCCAGTACtgattataacaaaaatattcagGATTTCTCCAATGCAAGAGACACTGGTGATTCTAATGTGACAAAAGTGGGGCTTTGCACACAACCCCACCACCCCTTTGGCAGTGAAATACCAAACAATGTTGATAGGCAGAAGATGGGATTTAATGCCAGCCTAATTTTGGTCGATGATGGACCAAGTGCATCAGGAAGCCCATCTTGcactcaaaataatttagatAGATATTTTCGCCAGAAGGGTCCTCGTATTGCAAAGGTAGTGAGAAGAATCAACTGCAACGTTGAGCCTCTAGAATATGGATTTGTGCATTCAGGAAAGTGGTGTGACAGCCGGGCAATTTTCCCAAAGG GGTTCAAAAGTCGTGTTAGGTACATAAACGTGTTAGATCCAGCAAATGCTTGTTACTATGTCTCAGAAATTCTGGATGCTGGAAGAGATGTGCCTTTTTTTATG GTTTCTTTAGAGAATTGTCCAAGTGAGGTATTTGTTCATGTTTCGGCTGCTAAATGCTGGGATATGGTTAGAGAGAGAGTTAATCAAGAGATTACAAGGCAGCATAAGCTGGGAAGAACGAAACTTCCCCCTTTACAGCCTCCTGGCAGTCTTGATGGCATGGAAATGTTTGGATTTTCTTCTCCAGCGATTGTGCAG GTTATTCAGTCAATGGACCGAAATCGAGTTTGTACAGAGTACTGGAAATCCCGCCCCCTGATGCAGATTCCACAGCATCCTCAAGCTGAAGAGAGTACTGGGCATTCCCTCCTGAGATCTGACATTGCAAATGATAATAGAGAGGCTGGCAAGAACTTCGCATTGCCTGCCAGAGTCGATTCAGTACTCAGCAGCTTATTCAAGAAGGCAAACCCCGAAGAACTGCACGCATTGTACGACCTCTTGCGAGACAATAGGCCCACATCAGATCAAAGCCTTGTTAATCAGCTTCTTGTCCAAGAGATCCACAATCGCCCAAGATGA
- the LOC127798300 gene encoding uncharacterized protein LOC127798300 isoform X2: MGCLFRCFRSSKHKKSGDQTNETCETVQPVEPIEKGSDNAIQLVKDSKDEGEEQINGISSKKVAFDLNVTRHEELSTQEAKNFPVECEKEKEEEKRGETENEACTLSKSDSTDDESEDRYIELVEKGEIEKDQAVVVEENSESLFSLSIESTKQVSSYEAGEKEVNSPIAAAIHGLPDGELEPIGLNQSATDSAESLDSSKSLFSLSVGSKQQVSASGAGEKEVNGPIAAAIHDLPDQEIKPIGLNQGATDSAKSLDSSESLFSLSTGSGQQASASEAGEKEVTSPMKIHGWTNQKIRPIGLNQTEGERRKYVGSVLNMVENLTQWRAAKERRSTPLKKDQEKENISTAKEISIPFSAEEPSFKSPIRSSRQRSSCSKREGNEIAVDTSLSSWLVESETTPASRNSPNSVGNSPVGGNAFRSYEDRPILGALTIEELKQLSASSSPKRSPGHSPDEMAIIGTVGSYWSLTAQALDSYSPSSCKGKPCTIKKNRELCRIGE, from the exons ATGGGATGCCTTTTCCGTTGTTTCCGATCTTCCAAACATAAAAAATCTGGCGACCAA ACAAATGAAACATGTGAAACTGTTCAACCCGTCGAGCCCATAGAGAAAGGATCGGATAATGCCATCCAACTCGTCAAAGATTCCAA AGATGAGGGTGAAGAGCAAATCAATGGGATTAGCAGCAAGAAAGTCGCATTTGACTTGAATGTCACAAGACATGAAGAGCTTTCAACCCAAGAAGCCAAAAATTTTCCAGTGGAATGTGAGaaggaaaaagaggaagaaaagagaggagaaacAGAAAATGAAGCTTGTACCCTATCCAAATCAGATTCTACCGATGATGAATCTGAAGATAGATATATTGAATTAGTTGAAAAGGGTGAAATTGAGAAGGATCAGGCAGTGGTTGTGGAAGAGAATTCCGAGTCATTGTTCTCTTTATCAATAGAATCCACAAAACAAGTCTCTTCATATGAAGCAGGCGAAAAGGAGGTGAACAGTCCTATAGCAGCAGCCATCCATGGCTTGCCAGACGGGGAACTCGAGCCAATTGGGTTGAATCAGAGTGCGACAGACTCAGCTGAAAGCCTTGATTCATCCAAGTCATTGTTTTCTTTATCGGTAGGATCCAAGCAACAAGTCTCTGCATCTGGAGCAGGCGAAAAGGAGGTGAACGGTCCTATAGCAGCAGCCATCCATGACTTGCCAGACCAGGAAATCAAGCCAATTGGGTTGAATCAGGGTGCTACAGACTCAGCTAAAAGCCTTGATTCATCTGAGTCGTTGTTTTCCTTATCCACAGGGTCCGGGCAACAGGCCTCGGCATCTGAAGCAGGTGAAAAGGAGGTAACCAGTCCAATGAAAATCCATGGCTGGACTAATCAGAAAATCAGGCCAATTGGGTTGAATCAGACTGAAGGAGAGAGGAGAAAGTATGTAGGCTCTGTATTAAACATGGTTGAGAATCTTACTCAATGGAGAGCTGCCAAAGAGAGGAGGTCCACGCCATTGAAGAAGGATCAAGAGAAGGAGAATATCAGTACCGCGAAAGAAATTAGCATACCCTTTAGTGCAGAAGAGCCTAGTTTCAAGTCCCCAATTCGCAGCTCTAGACAACGATCCAGTTGTTCAAAGCGAGAAGGCAATGAAATCGCAGTTGATACTAGCTTGTCAAGCTGGTTAGTGGAATCTGAAACAACTCCTGCTTCTAGAAATAGTCCCAACTCAGTTGGGAATTCACCAGTGGGGGGAAATGCATTCAGAAGCTATGAAGATAGACCAATTCTAGGAGCATTAACCATTGAGGAGTTGAAACAGTTATCTGCTTCTTCGTCTCCAAAGCGATCACCTGGCCACAGCCCCGATGAGATGGCCATCATTGGTACAGTTGGGAGTTACTGGAGTCTTACAGCCCAGGCTCTGGACTCATACTCACCTTCATCTTGTAAAGGAAAGCCCTGCACTATAAAGAAGAACAGGGAG TTGTGCAGGATCGGAGAATGA